Below is a window of Vanessa tameamea isolate UH-Manoa-2023 chromosome 11, ilVanTame1 primary haplotype, whole genome shotgun sequence DNA.
ATTTTAATCAGGGAGCATCAGAATCTAAATGTTGTGATTGCAAATGGATGTCGAAAAGTTTGCATTAAACTATTCCACTTCTTATGACTTTTTTATTGACTCTGAGTTTGTCTGCGTTGAGTAGTGTTATTGTATTAGTCTTCGTGGGGTTCTGGATTAGGTTTCCCCTGATCTGGTCGTCTCTATTATGAATCGCCAGTTTCAGGTTATAGTGCCTTTTTCACGAGCCGCCCTAACGCGTTTTCGCTGTTGTCGATGTAAAATACGAATTTATCGAAGTAAAATACGAAGTTTTTCGTATGACGCAATATTGCAACTACTGCATGGAATACGCTGTCGTGCAGTTGTAGCCATCTTGTGGCACATTTGATGAAAATTCCTGTAAGTTCTGTATTGTgggttaaattttgttatatgttttaatggctagcttagttaattaaaaaaaaaattgtaatgcgtaacaaaactaataactttattaattgtttatagtttattttttaaatcacggTGATCTCGGCAGACTCATGCAAGCGTTACATGAACCGGTAGGTATCAACGGAGCGAAGCAATCAGACGGGCAGACGGGACAGGCGGCCGCGAACTGACGAGACGGTTTGCAAAACGGTGATGAGGACCACTGAGACGGCTGCGCGTTCTGGGGAAAGATGGTACGTTTAGTAGTCGTTGAGACGGCGTAAGGCGTAGGCGACGTGGACCACGGCTTCCTATAATCGGATCTAAATTgcaaatactatatatatatatatatatatatatatatatatatataacttaattgACACTTACGAgtgtaagtatttaattatcttaaaatacatcggataataacaaaatattgataCCTTAATGAAACTTGCAAAACTGCACGTCATAGCGTCATAGGCCGGGCAATTTAGGTGAATCCCCTGCGCTGGCAAGTCAGCGGTTAGACACGTCGTCTTCGTGCTCTGCACCGCTGGCTCCCATTCAGGGTGATCCCTCGCCAGTTGGTCGAAGTGGGCTGATAATTTCTCCTTGTCGATCTTATCACCGTTCATCCAACCGGACTTCGTGAACACGCATGTCATTCTTTCGCACTGAAATTAAGAAATCACTATCACTAATGCGTACGCATACAGTCAGTTTCCCGTTTAATAATGAGAACTAAGCACAAATACGAAATGGACAAAATGGAACGGAAAAAATTACGTAATACGGTCAGCATTCACTATTCAGTGCAGTAACTTTCGGTCTAAAtccaaataatattcaaataatattgactGTCCAGAACTTTtatcaagatttatttatttttatttttcctcaCATAAGTTCCCGTAATACGAGTAACTTCTTTTATACCTGATTATATAAGTAGAATGGAATTAGGAAAAAATCCATCATATCAAGTTTATCATTGCTTTACATAAtctttacaacaaaaaaaaaatgtaatgaagcAGAATATTTGTCAAgatcattttgaaatgtatttttttttaattatttattgtatctactgttagttgtcctactgaaaataaaataaaatattgcgaCATCAATGTGGTACATGGATAATCACGTTGCGGCACCGTGCATAggtttataaacattaaaaggtACGGAAAATAACTAATAAGTTACTTGGTAGCAGGGCTATATGGATCCGCCCGTAGACATGGGTACCCCCCATGCATCACAGACTCTACCGCTAAATGCACTGCTTAATATTGTAGTTTCGGGATCTTAGGCCCCAAAGTTGGTGACGCAGTGCCAATATACgttgtatgtatgtttagtaTTTCAAACAGTACCAAATAagtttatgggcagtggtgaatATTTTCCCTCGGGTAGTCCATCTGCCAGACATCCCAACCACTGTtgattcttatttatttgatgCTCACCTCGGATAAATCCTTACTGCACTGATTGACTACTTTCATCTTTACAACTTTTGGCGCGCCGAGGCAAGAATACACCTAAAAAAAATGgcaattaatcatattttgtaacataataacaaaaaattataactctTCGAGCCGGTGTGACTTTAGTGTTAGAGTATCGTCGCTATCTGCATTGTTTACAGACCAATTTCCATATTTGGAATTTCAAAATTGACAAACATCACCTCAAAATTGATCATCACAACCTACAACCCAATCTTTTTAAGAGACGTAATTATAAGACGctcatcattttttttactcGTCAACAGGTGCCTAAAtaccgatttccatatttctaacatcaaaaataaactCTTATAAAAACTTCTGCCTTtggagatgaattttaaaaacccTTCCTTAAAGAAGTTCCTAtgccaaatttattttttacagaccTACCCGTATAGACTGTGCGTTGTATGTCAGGCAGtcactttaaaaatgtattaaatagatTCAACCAGGCTTCGAACGAGCACTTGAGCATTGAGTCGTGATTTTATCAGATCTATTTACCACTTggtcggaatgtaaattctaccgaaaagGATCGACAAGAAACTCATGAGCTAGTTGATTATTTTCAACAATCACgtacaattatatttaggtAGGATATTCGTACAGGATTGTATGGATCAAGGAATACTAACTCTAAGGTCACttattatgtatgtaggtatatgaattgtacttagatatttatatgataacatGCCTCATTTTTCAGTAGGTATctacttctattttttttttgtgtactaTTTTAAACCTTTATCCACAATTTCACGATAAATAGCTAACtttgaaatcatttatatttaaaactttagtaaatatataccaggaataaaaaagataaagataaaaaactaaCTTACTTCCGTAGGTATGTGTCCACATACCACCGGCGGATCGACTGCAAGATTGGTTTGGCAGGTCTGAAATTCAcgcaaattatttacataataacatgAATATCGCACAGCTTCAAAAGGCTTGGTATATATTAATCTACGCTTATCAATGGAGGATTTTGAATGAAGTGTaaattttcatccgacacatacaaatttcctcacgatgttttactccaccgccgagcacgaaattagCACATAAGCACCAATTAGCAcataaaaaatccttatattatatatgtaattacatatgttttataatttcaaaaaatcaatttaaaagtatGCGAGCAATGTGTATTGATAGATTGATGTGTATTGTGATCGAGTTGTAGTCAAGTAATGGAAAATTCTTGTTTATCTTAAAAGCGCTTTCGGTATTTTTTGAGCACTTATTTCCTAACAAGACGATTGTCTGTCGGGATTTGCCATCAGCAGCACCTTAGGACGTCGAAATTTGcccaatttttaattgataaagttTTTGGGTGGTAAGCCTATGTCCGGAAAGCTCCggttaaacaaacaaaaactatCAAAATCACGCAACCATTACTACAAAAATGTCAAAGATGACTTTTGACAATACATAAAATGACTTCtgactttatataaaaagcCATGACCcttattttcatataacatactaTTTACACCTCCTGTCCAATCCTGTCTTAATGTGCGCTTTCATttataaactatgtaaaatgataTGTTTAGACCCATCGATTTACGCAATGCATTTTGTCAGGCAgtcagtttaaaatattaagtaaatacatgttaaaatagatacatatatatcataaataatcttACCAATACATAACTCACCACTATAGTTGCAAAAACAACAACAAGAGACCGAAACATTATTAGAACTCTACGCGACTGTTCAACACCAAATTTATCAACGTAATGAATGTAATAATTTGTTCACAAATGTTCAtactcaattaaaataatcatatttgagACAAAGATTAAAGGTCAATGATAAAATTGAACGTAACGACAATCGTCAGATAAGTATCAAAATCTTGCTTCGTAAAGGATATTTTCTTGTGGCGAGTCTGGATATGAGCAAACTAAACGTGGAAaacaaataatcattatattccAAAAACTTTACAAGGCATTAACTTGttcaaataatttctattatttaaaaatacaaatgaacaaTAATCAGctatataaaatgtaccatGGAAGTATGGTTTTGCTAACTTTCGACTACATTAAATTAAGACTTAGTGGGACTAATACGGTTAGAGcctagcaactgttgctatcaaatatttattgcggattgatatcaaatcaaaaaattataaatcagtattttggccctatgcagtagcataatactccataatactgatttatcgactgcaacatttatcaatccccaacaaatatttgatagcaacagttgctatgttTTAACCGTAATAGCCCTACAGGCCACGTAATCATGATTTCAACTAttaatctgtttttaaataaataaataaataaaataattgaaatgtaatataatattaaaccgCTTCCGACCTTATGTAGCCAGGATATGtcgtcgattttttttaatgaaatagacgGACTTTAAATgaggcacctgatggtaagtagtcaccaccaccaccaccagtCACCATtgacattgttaaaaatatgaaccaTAACTTAgaatacatcaccaatgcaccactaaccttgggaaatgttatgtcccttgtgtcagTAGTAGCACCAGATCTCTTATCCTTAAAaccggaatataacaatactaggtactactctttttgcggtagaatatctgatgagttcaTAGAACCTACCCAGACAAGTACAAAACCTAACAAGTTAGCTcgataattatagtaaaaaaattaaaaactttttacggTAATAATTGCCGTTTTATCTTTAGTGATTGCCACTCTCAattggaataatttaatttctgaacatttaaaaattcacGCCATCTAATGACAAGTAGCTTAACTAAAACCATAAACAacttataattagtaaattaataaatacactgCATTTTAAGTTGAATAAAACCAAAGAAgaacaaaaatagtttatatttatatcacatttGCACTCATAGGTCTCCATTACACAATGTAAAGAAATCCTTTTTCAATACGGGTAACGATTCTTCATCCATCATTGGCAACCTGTTCTCAAAGTTTGGGTATTTTGGATGCCACCAATCATATACCAATATGCTTACAACCGTGTCAATGACAACTGAACATTCTGGAATCACATTCCTAGATATGTTGTAGTGACCAGTATTGAAGCCTAGGAGCAATTTGTGGTGTCTGAATCCTTGTGACAACATCACACTCACTGATGATAGAGTCATACCCATTAGTGGTGGTACTTCATAAAAGTTTTGACAGGTCAccttgaaaaaagaaaattcaatgttaaacaaagaattatttttttatgtttagtttttagttaaataaaaatatttatttatttaatattttgcatattaGTATTGGTGGACATGGACTGGTCACTTGACAAGATTGAATGATGGAAGGTGGCCATAATTTTTCACTAATTGGTCAGGTCCAAGTGGTAAGAGAGCCAGAGGACACCCAGAGAATGATGgttagatgaaattaaaaaaaaatctggagTAGACTGGACAAAGACAGATAAGGAAAACCTGGATACTGCTCTATACCGAGGACCTATACCCGCAGAGGGTTTAACAGAATaactctaaataaatatattcttatttctttaattttctatgtatttTAAAGAGATAAGGCTTcatgcttattattatattagtaatgatAAGTTTtatcatgtaaaatattatatattcttttgaaattgtttttccataatctatattaatagatggcaattttatttttttattattcattttacaaaaaaagtacgttgacaaatgggccacatgaCGCTGAGTGGCCACTGATGCCCATGAGCATTAAACATAAATCAGAAAATACAATGTGTTTAAGATGATTCTAGTATGTATATACACAATTGAGGAGGAATGGAGGGACTGGGAGGTAGGTATTAAGTACCTGATGTCCTATTCTGTATTCCTGACAATATCtatgaaacattaaattttgATCAGCTTAGTAGTAAAGACATTAACGCAAAATCTCATTTCAATTAGCTTACTAAGCAAATGTAAAGTTTTTCAAAAGAGTATACAAACTAACTATATTAATTgggtaaactatattaatttaaatgtacctGCATTACTTGGGAATCCACTTCTGGATTTGCATCAATGCGTCCAAGTTCCTCAATAAAATCTATTGTTGTAATTCTTTTTTCAGGATTTGAttttttcagtttaaaataaacaaaccagtATGATTGCCCTTTGCAATACCAAACATTGACACAGCGTCTCTTAACCAGCTGGTGCGGTCGACTCTCCTGAGTCGCTTGCTGCAATATTTTCCTAACAAACACATCATAGGTGTGATGTAATGCACGTATAACTCTCTGCCTCAAGCCATACAACTTATAACTATTCTCTATACGTAATTTCTCAGGGAGTTTTGGGTGATTCTGGCAGTATCTCCTATATAACGCCCTCCAAAATGATTCTCTCTTAGTTATAGCATATGTTGCCCTATTGACTCTAGCAAAATTACCAACTTCCTCTGGCTTAATGTAAGGAGATATAAGATACCAAACTATCTCCGGGTATACAATGCCAGTTTGATCACTAATGTTTTCACACTtggaatgatttattttattcttgtatACAAAATTCTTAGTTCCATCAGCATTTACTTCCTCGATTACATCTAAATCATCATCTTCGAGATCCTCCCATGTTTTCTCAGGGACATCCTCAGATACAAATGACTTCTTGACTCTGCCAACAGGTTTTAGTGCATTAGCACAGTCATTTAAGGTAAAGTCtggaaaataatacataaacaaatgAACACAATAGAGGTTGACAAGTATTTGAACTACATAAAAttggtaaaattatatatattgtgtattgatGCATGAATTGTATACTAggactaaaataaattgatctttcggaaaacaaaaatattgaatgattCTTACCTGCATTGCTCGtcttttttttaccttttttcttCGGCATCTAACAACTTTGCtgataacaaacaaaacaagACGTTGTTCAAGGACCCGCATTCAAGTTAGAAACTCTTTTTACCACTTGTTCATACTTATTAGAATtcgttttgaatttttattcctattataaataataattatctttattttattttacccaCGTTCTGTACAAAAATTTTGGGAATGGGAAACGCTTATTGACAATTGACATTCAACATTGAGTTAATGAAAAAGAGAACGCAATACGACTACTGTGAGTTAGCTGAGACAAAAGATATTAGATAAGTTGACTGTTGAAGTATGAGACTTACAGATTAAATAGATATCCTTGTATTTTGTGCAATAACATAGATAATGCATAGGTTCTTTGTacgttatcaataataattttgataggTTCCATAGAAAATAGCTACgaaggtttatttgtatatttgttcaATTACTAAGacacacattttattaatttattgaaattatactaatatatatattgtaacataatTGCCTACTACgagttttcaaaataaaatacctatcaATTATAGAGACATATTACCACTCATAGTATTTGtaggaaacaaaaaaaattatatacttattagtaacattttagaaaaaaaagatgCCTAAgaatttcattcataattattactaatgacCTCTAGCGTAGCTTCGTAGAAATAGTGTCAaagattttatagtaattatcaGACCTGGCATATTACTgaatagtcaaattaaaattgtacaatGTTAAAACTATGATGTTTTATAGCACCATGTttgattgaatttgaataaGTAATCTTGCAATTGAATAACGAATCCAAAGTTCACactctatagtttttttttaaatccaaatggATACACTTTACATATACAAGACAAAAGAAAAGAGTAAACAAAGTCTCAAAGCAAGGTTTGTTATAGCAATTATGACGATTACATTtaaccattattttttaatacaagtccatagaaataaaaatagaaaatcatATCACATAATCACGTAAATTACACACTTCTTATTTCcagtttgatatatttattttaaataatactattgtatacaatttaatgcttttaaaattttaattaaaagagaagctttttaattccatttaaaatttctttcaaCATAATATTGTGATCTTATtcataaggtttattttaaaaatatacagggttattggtaattcgacgtattcccattAGGAGGTGATatgggtgactatttgcgataattttaacccccatatgcatactgtaaaagtgaaccatttttgagttaccgcgttttttagattttttcaaaataatataataaaaaaaaagtatttattcaaatctatttttttcttctgatttataaaaacgattaaacactggatatttttcaatatttaaacaataattatcggtccaaattttaaaatgcgagacggaaaacaatattattttaattttttttttctctcaaatatgcctgaaaaacaaaaaaaaacattatgaaacttgttctgcagattattttaaaaacataatcgtttacttagctttccgaaaatgtataaacactaggaatttatttcaaagcaaccgaaataaaatgatcagaaaggacgctgttggaaattcgtattcgaacatgaccgaattcgtactaaaggtcgctctttaaaattcccacaaaattgatttaaaatactaaccaatgtaataaaacttacaaatacaaataatatattacttaacacaaatttaaaataaaatttagatacgtAATGATGTAaacttaagtaaaattttatgaaaataatattgtgtccAAGAACTTTAAttcttaaagataattattattcatattttatgaaatgttcCATTATTTTTTGGATTGATCAttgtaattattcaaaatatttcaatatttttttttttaaataatcaatcaaatcaaattcaaatcaaattattttactaacgaTCAATATTGAcggttttaatacaataataatgaatggTTATTAAGTTTCCAGaatgatttattgttattatgaggtaaaattgcaattaaaatctaatattttactaataaaattacaactttAATGTTTTCAAGGAATGATTTATGTGGTACGTCTGTTTTTACGATTCACTAATATGCTATAATCTTTGACAGTAAGACTGACGTTCCATTCCAAGATGGCAGACATGCCGCTTGTACCGTGATAGTATGGAATCGTAGGAGTATAAGTTTTAGGTGTGTCTTTCTAAATATCGAACTATAATGTCTCCCGAAATTTTGACTAAAATCTTTTACGAATATTTCGACAATGTGAAGCAACGTTCTCGCGTTTTGTGCGCTAGATTTAGGTAACGTTTGTGCCGAAACATATGTAAGACGGTGATCGAAATCATTGTGTTTTTCGGTGTATCGTGTACGATAAGTATTCTAGtttgatgttaaattaaaatgtggaATATGATGTGCGACGTGATGCCCACGATATCTGAAGACAGTATTAGCCAAAGGAGTTCGCAGTTCTCAGGCGAGGACGCAAATTTTGAGCAGCTCATGGTGTCAATGTTGGATGAAAGAGATAAATTAGTCGAAAGCCTTCGAGAGACGCAGGAGCGTCTCGGGGACACGGAATTGCGGCTCAAGGATGTGGAGAAAGAGCGGGACTCGCTGCATCGGCAAATCGCAGCCAACTTACCTCAGGTCAGTGACATTTACTTgtctatttaaaatcttattatagcAGAGTCAATTCGATAGTTACAAGTTATATCATTAGAGCTTATAAATGTTGACTAAAACTTAGTGACAATATGATAGAAATCTCAATAATGACTTATGATAACATTTATCAATGTAAATTTACAGATTATGTTACTATAAATGTGCACAAGTATCTGTTATCAAGTGTCAAGGTGAGCTTATTGCATTGAAaagtatgtacaaaataaaataatatatcctacATACCAGACATCAAGCAAAAAATACTGTGAACTGTGGCTGAATATAATGCTACATGAGGTATCACAATATTTGAAACCAGTACTTAATACAAGTAAACTTCAAgaacaataagaaaataaacataaattatattttattatataaaacaaaccttggaaaaaatgtgtttaatattaaaagtataatggtattttaatttattattattattaaaaatcatactTTTCAATTATAGAACTAATTAAATAGACATCAACAATACTTTTTCTAAAGATAAAGTCTTATATTATTCAGCTTTTATTattgaagaaattaattatctgaaaaaaaagtataattaaaatatggatttaggaaatgttttgattatataatactaataatgagGAAGTGTTGCCtgttctaattataaattatgatacagATTAGTAGATTTAGATCAAGTGGTTGATCTACCGATAAATACATG
It encodes the following:
- the LOC113395338 gene encoding uncharacterized protein LOC113395338 gives rise to the protein MFRSLVVVFATIVTCQTNLAVDPPVVCGHIPTEVYSCLGAPKVVKMKVVNQCSKDLSECERMTCVFTKSGWMNGDKIDKEKLSAHFDQLARDHPEWEPAVQSTKTTCLTADLPAQGIHLNCPAYDAMTCSFASFIKNAQPSQWSSSPFCKPSRQFAAACPVCPSDCFAPLIPTGSCNACMSLPRSP
- the LOC113395336 gene encoding transmembrane protein 183 — encoded protein: MPKKKGKKKTSNADFTLNDCANALKPVGRVKKSFVSEDVPEKTWEDLEDDDLDVIEEVNADGTKNFVYKNKINHSKCENISDQTGIVYPEIVWYLISPYIKPEEVGNFARVNRATYAITKRESFWRALYRRYCQNHPKLPEKLRIENSYKLYGLRQRVIRALHHTYDVFVRKILQQATQESRPHQLVKRRCVNVWYCKGQSYWFVYFKLKKSNPEKRITTIDFIEELGRIDANPEVDSQVMQVTCQNFYEVPPLMGMTLSSVSVMLSQGFRHHKLLLGFNTGHYNISRNVIPECSVVIDTVVSILVYDWWHPKYPNFENRLPMMDEESLPVLKKDFFTLCNGDL